TAACGGGATAATCGGCGCCCGGCAAAAACACCAGCGCACCGGTCGCCATATTGGTGAGCGCGCACGAGGTGATGATACGATTGGCCGCCGCGATGCGCATGAAGGTAAAGTTCGCCGCAAAAGCAGTTTCCTTGTCGGTGCGATCGAGAATCCAGCGGGCAAGCGTCTCGAGCAGATACGTTTTATCTGTTGCCGCTACCACGCCGAGCATGGGCGTGGACTCCTCGATAAACGGCACCTCCACAGCAGACTCAGCAAGCACGCACACGGGCGCGCCGGCGATCACGAGCTCCTGCACGGCACTCTCCAAGCGGTCGGAACCACACGAAAGTACCAGTACCACATCGGTATCGGTCTTTGGAGCAATTCGCTCCTCCCCCAGACGCTCGACGCGCACAATGCCCGAGGTCGTCTGCGGCACAAAGGCGTCACGCACCGTCTCGGCGAGAAAGCGCGAGGCGGACGAATCCAGATAGACCGAGACGCGCACCGGCGTATCGGAATCCTTCTTAACGGACGCGCCCATCTTAAAAGCGCGGGTCAGCTTATCTACGGGAATTTTCATAGCAAACCCCTCCAGCGGTTACGCGGCGCCCGAACGATGCCGCCATATGGATTGTACGATACCGACCGTCAGCAGCTGAATCATCATCGAAGACGAACCGAAGCTAATAAACGGTAGCGGAATACCGGTAATCGGCATCATGCCGATGCACATGCCGATGTTTTCGAAGGTCTGGAACGCCCACATGCCAACGATGCCCACACACGATAGGCGCAAGAACAGCGACTCGCACTTAAAGGCGACGCGAATCGTCGAAAAGATCAGCAGCACGTAGAGGCACAGGAGCAAAAAGGAACCGCAAAAGCCAAAGGTCTCGGACAGGAAGGCGAAGACGAAGTCGGTGTGGAACTCAGGCAGAAAGCCGCCGGCCGACTGCGTCGCATGGCCCAAGCCCTTACCAAAGAAGCCGCCCGAGCCAACGGCGATAAGCGACTGCTGCAGGTTGTAGGCATCGTCCGAATCGGCATTATCGGGGTCGATAAAGACCGTCAGACGGTTCATCTGATACTGCTTGATGAGCACATCGTGGCCGAGCAACGAATCAAAGACCGAATCGAGCGCCAGGACGAGGGCCACCAGGCCCACGAGCAGGGCCAAGGTCGACAGCACCCATTCGCGGCGTGCACCGCTCATGCAGATGACGATGGCACCCGAGACCAGCACGACCAGGCCCGAGCCCAGGTCACCCATGGCAACGACGGCCAAAAACGGAATGGACAGCATGCCGCAGAGCTTGACGTAGTCGCGAACGGTATCGATGCGACCGTTATACTGCGAGCCAAGCGTGGCAATAAAGAAGATGGTGATGAGCTTGGCAAGCTCAACCGGCTGGAATGTCAAGCCGATACCGGGAATCTTGATCCAGCCCGTCATGCCCAGACCGCCCGTATAGGACAGACCCGGAATCTTGGGCGAGAAGATCACGATCAGGTCGATGACGAGCAACGCCGTCGAGAAATTGGAAATACCGCGCAGGTCGGTACGCCAGACCAGCACCGCCAGCAACGCCCCGATACCAATTCCCAGCAGATGGCGTGAGAACGAAGCATCGGCCTTAAACTGCGAAGCCGACCAGATAATGATGGCACCGTAGGCGACGAGCGCCACTGTGGCCACGAGCACACCGATATGCACCTTTTGGCGAAACGTGCCGCGCGAGGCCGAAAGTTGCTTGTTGACGCGGTCCAGGCTGCTGCGAGAGCCGGTCTTGGTTGAACGGAACAGATCCGCCGGAGAAAAATCCATCGCAACCTCCTATCGAACCGAAGAATCGCCCGAGGCCGAAGAGGTATCGGGCTCGTCATAAATCACGCCGAGCACGTCGCGCACGACATGCATCGCGGTATCTGAGCCACCGCCGCCCTGCTCCAGGACAGTAGCGATGACATACTTGGGATCATCGGCCGGTGCATAGGCGCAGAACCACGCGTATTCGTCCTCGCCGCTTTTCTCGCCCGTGCCCGACTTGCCGTATACCTGCGGCGTCAGGGTGCCAAAGTGAGCCGCCAGGGACGTCGATGCCGTGTAAATCACGTCGTGCATGCCGTTGCGAACAAGAGTCAAATCCGAATCGCTGTTGATCTTGGCCTCCAGGCGCTTCTTCTTGCCCTTGCCGTTGTATTTATAGGCATCGCCGTCGCCATCGCGCGACACGGCAGACAAAAACACGTGAGGCACGTACTGTTTGCCGCCGTTGGCAAGACCCATATAGGCGCACGCCATCTGCAGGGGCGTCACCAAAATGTCGCCTTGGCCGATAGCGATGTTAGTCATATCGCCGGCGTTCCATTTGCGGTCCTCGGCAGAGGCGTCGGTAAAGTACGACTCTTTCCACTCGGCATCGGGAATACGGCCCGCGCCCTCACTCGGCAGATCGATACCGCAGGTCTTGCCTAGGCCCCAGCGACGAAAGACCTCCTGCAGCCCCTCGGAATGTTGCTCGTCATAAAAGAACGCCTTGCCCATGTCGTAGAAGACGGGGTCGCACGAGTTGGCGATACCCGACTGCAGCGTCATGGTGCCGTGGCCAGACGTCAACCAGCAGCGCTTGCCCCAAGCCTTGCCCAAGCCCGTCCAATAGCCCGTGCAGTTGGTTGTCTGTGTTGAAGTGTAGGTTCCAAACTCAAGACCGGCCAGTGCCGAAAGCGGCTTGATGGTCGAGGCCGACATGTACTGTCCGCTAATGGCGCGGTTGAGCAGCGGGTGCGAACCCTTGTCATCATTGAGCTCGGTCCACACGTCATTTGAGACGCCGCCGATAAAGACGGACGGATCGAACTTGGGCTCGCTCGCCATGCCCAGGATCTCGCCATTGTTGGGATCGAGGCACACCACAGCGCCGTTGCCGGCATTGCTGTAGCCAGTGGTCTTGGCAAGCTCGATGGCGCTCGCCAGCGCCGTCTCACAGGCCTGTTGGATCTTAAGGTCGAGCGTGAGCTTAATGTCGGAGCCGGCCTTGGCGGGAACGGCGCCGGCCTGACCGGTCACATTGCCCGAGGCATCGACCTTGACGGTCTGCTCGCCACGAATACCCTGCAGCAGGTTTTCGTAGTAGCTCTCAACACCCGCCTGGCCCACGATATCGCCCGACTGGTACGTAATCCGGCCAGCAGAAGCATCATCATCGCCAGAGGTTTTCTTATTCTGGGCCTCGAGCTGCTCGGAGGTAATGGTGCCGGTATAGCCCAAAATGTGGCATGCCGTCTCGCCGTACGGGTACTGGCGCTCGGTACGCTCGGCAATCTTGACGCCCGGGAACTCGCCGGCGTGCTCCTGAATATAGGCAACCGTGGAGCGACGGACGTCCGTCGCGATGGTATGCAGGCTCTGGGCGCCCTCAGAATTGTCCTGGATATTGCGCAGAACCGCCACGTAGGGCATGCCGAGCACGTTGGCAAGATGGCGAACCAGAACCTCATCCTCGGCAAGGTCGCGGTAGGCCACGACAGCAAGTGAGGGACGGTTCTGGACAAGTGCCACGCCATTGCGGTCGAGGATGCGGCCGCGCACAGCGGGTGTGGTAACGGTGCGCGTCTGATTGCTATTAGCCTGCTTTTCGTAATAGTCCGACGAGACCATCTGCATGCCCCACAGCTTGACGGCAAGCGCCGCAAACATCGCGCCTACGCCCGTGGTGAGGATGGAAAAACGGCCCTTAAAGGCAGTCGCCGCGGTATTGCCCTCGCCCTCGGTGGCGCGCGGGGCCGTTCCATGCTGCGTATCGTAGGTAAAACGGGAATCGCCGCGACGCATGATGACCAGCGCGACCACGATGGCCACAACCAGCACGATACCGGCAATAATAACCGTCAACTGGGAAGACATCTACGGGCCTCCCCTATTTGAGCTTGCGGGTCTTGGGCTTAAAGCGCATACCCGTCTGGCGTCCGCCACGCGCGGAGAATCCATAGCCGGACTGCGGCACGACGCCGGACATCAAAAACGGAATGGCAACCAGACCCGTCAGGATCGAAGACGGCAGCGCATGGCCGAAGATCGCCACGACAAAGCTCGTCTCCAAACCCATAAACAGCAAGATGATGCTGTAGATCACATTAATGACGAACGCGAAGGCGCCCACAGTGATGCCGCGCGCACTCGAGGTACCGCCCGTCTGACCGGCAGCGCTATGCACCAGGGCAAAAGAACCCACGGTCAGCAGGAGCGACATAACGCCCACCGGCACGGCAGCGGAAAGGTCATAGAACAAGCCGCTGCAAAAACCGCACACGACGGCACGGGTCGGGTCGCCCGAGAACACGCTTAGGCACACCAGGATAATCATAAAGTTGACGCGACCGCCCGCAATGGAGATCTGCGGTGCCAGGCCTGCCTGCAGCAGCACGCACACAATGGCGGCGATTACAAACGTGCGGGAGCTCATCCCCTGCTCGTGTAGATCCATGGACATGCCCCCTATTCGCTCGAGCCGGAATCGGTCGTCTCGGACGTGTCGGAACTGTCATCCGGGCTCTCGTCCTTCGTCTTGGTCGCAGCATCGCGCGACGTTCCCTGCGGCGTGCTGTTGGCCATGTTCACGTCCTCATCCGAGGCCGACTGTTCGTCGGTCAGCGAGGTAATGACCAGCACTTCCTCGTTGTTCTCGGCCGTGGTCTGAGCGCGCACCACAATGGTGTAGTACACGTCGTTTGCCGATTTCTCAACCGACGAGACGGTGCCGAGCGGAAGGCCCTTGGGGAACACACCGCCAATGCCCGAGGTCACGATGATGTCGCCAACCTTAACGTCGGAGTCGACGCTCACGTACTCAAGACGCAGCGTGCCGTCAGCCTGACCCTGCAGCATGCCCTGGGCGCGCGTGTCCTGCACCATAGCGGACACGCCCGAGTTCTCGTCGCCAATCAGGCGCACGGTGGACGTCTTGGCCGAGACCTCGATAATCTGGCCTATGACACCGGCAGAACTCGTCACAGGCATGTTGATGGTAAGACCGTCGGCAGAACCCTTATCGATGGTAACGGTCGAGGTCCAGGCATCGCCGGAGGCACCAACGATACGAGCAGCGGTCGATTTGAGGTTATAGGTCGACTGCAGGCCGACCAGACCCTCCAGTCGCTCGGCGGTCTTTTGAGCCTCGGAGAGCTCGGCGACCTTAGAGGTCAGTTCCTCGTTTTGCTTCTTAAGCTCGTCAAGCGTGTCCTGTGACGCCGTAAGGTTAGAGAACACGTTACCGATCGCATTGAAGGGAGCCGCCACAGCCGAGCCCAGAAAACGCACCGGCGAGGTAATCGTCGTCACGCCCGAACGAACGGCATGAATCGGCCCCGTCTCGCCCTCACGAATATAAAACGTGAGCAGCAACACCGAAATCAGGCTGAAAACAATCAACGGGCGCATACCCGTTGATTGTCGCTTGGTATTCAGATTTGTGGAGAAACCCGAAGATCGTGCCAAATGGAATCCACCTTTTGGAAATTAAGCATTGGTCTGGACGAAGCCGCCATCAAACGCATTGGCCTCGAGCACGCGGGCACAGCCGTTAACAACGTTATCGAGCGCCGTGGGGCTGACGTTGACCGAAACGCCGGTCTCATCGCGCAGGCGCACGTCGAGACCGCGCAGCAGCGCGCCGCCACCAGTCAGCAAAATGCCGTAGTACATAAGGTCCGAGGCAAGATCGGGAGGCGTAGCGTCGAGTGCGTCCTTGACGGCCTTGGCCATCTCGTCGAGCGGCTTGTTGAGCGCGCGACGAATCTCCTCGCTCTCGATGCGCACGGTCTTGGGCAGACCGGTGATCACGTCGCGGCCGTTGACCTCGACGTCGAGCTCGTCCTTGAGCGGCACGGCGGAGCCGACCTTGATCTTGATGTCCTCTGCCGTACGCTCGCCGATGGCCAGGTTGTAGGCATCACGAACGTGCGTAAGGATGGCCTGATCGAACTCGTCGCCGGCAATACGAATGGACTGCGAGACGACGATGCCGCCCATAGCGATAACGGCAACCTCGGTGGTACCGCCACCGATGTCGATGACCATGGAACCGGTGGGTTCCTCAACGGGCAGGTCGGCGCCGATAGCGGCGGCCATAGGCTCTTCGATCAGATAGGCCTGGCGGGCACCGGCCTGGATCGTGGCCTCAAAGACAGCGCGCTTCTCGACCGACGTGACACCGGAGGGAACGCAGACGACAACACGCGGACGCGGAGTCCACGGATAGCGCTTCTCGGACGCCTTGTCGATAAAGTAGCGAAGCATGGCCTCGGTAACATCGAAGTCGGCGATGACGCCGTCCTTCAGGGGACGAACGGCCACGATGTTGCCGGGCGTACGGCCGAGCATGCGCTTTGCCTCGATACCGACCGCCAGGATGCGCTCGTCGTTCTTGTCGATGGCGACAACGGAGGGCTCGCGAATGACGATGCCCTTGCCGCGCACGGAGACAAGCGTATTTGCGGTACCGAGGTCGATGGCAAGATCGCCCGCATAGCTACCGAAGAACATATCCATCAAAGAAAACAACGCAACTCCTGATGTGTTGGATGATTGCTGGAAAACTACTAGCTCATCATACTAGCGCAAGCCCGGCACCTCACTTGCGGTGAAGCGCCGGGCAAAGCTAAATCCCATAAGGTCACTACTGGTTGTCAGCAGCCGAGAAATCCATATCGAGCGAAGAAACGGCCCAGCCGATATGGTTGTCGGAGCGCACGAATTTGACGGTGTACTCCTGCTCGCCGCCCTTGGACAGCGATGCCTTCACCTTGGCGGTCGTCTCGGTCATGGACTGATCCATGCCCTCGACGGACACGGTGGCACCCTGCGGAATCGAGGAGATGATCATCGACTTAGCGTCCTCGGACAGGCTCGAGGCCAGGCAAGACTCGGCCTTTGCGGTGTCACCGTCGCCGGCAGCCTGGAACAGATCGGTAACAACAGACTCCTGAGACGGGAAGCCAAAGCCGCGCGTGTAGGCAAAGCCCAGACCGCCCGCGGCGATCAAAATAAGCAGAAGCAGCACGATGAAGACTTTGAGACCCGTGTGGCGATGGCGACGACGGACCTTGGCCTGCTTACGATCCTGACGGTCCTGCTGGACCATCTCGGACTCGGACAGCGTAAAGAAGCCGGTGTCCGAGGGATCGGGCATAAACTGACCGGTCGCGCCCGTAGGATCGAGAGGATCGACGGCAGGAGCGTCCATCGCGGGCGCCGGAGCCGTGGCCATAGCCGTCTGGGCAGACAGCGCGGCAAGCGAATCGTGCACGCGGGCAAGCTCATCGGCTTGCTCGGAGGTGAGCTGGTAGATGCCATCGGCAGTAGCGGCGTTAAAGGCGTCGAGTGCGTCGGAGGGACGGCCGGCGGCAGAAAGCGCCTGACCCATGCCGGCGTTGAGCGCACGCGTGTCGTCGCGGGGGCCGGCAAAGTCGATAGCCGTGCGGTAGGTCTCCACGGCATCCGCCGGGCGGCCGAGCTTAATGAAGCAACGACCGAGCTCGCCGAGTGCGGCGGCAGGAGCCGGATTGGCGCCGTCGATGGCAGCCTGACGGAAGGCGGTTCCTGCGTTGGCATAGTCGCCCGACTGGAACAGCGCATTGCCCAGGCCCAGATAGGCCTTGAACGGCGTGGCATAGGAAGCATCCTGCGTAGCAGCAGAGAACGCCTGAGCGGCCGTCGTGTAGTCGCCCACGGCGGCAAGCGCCTTGCCGCGGTTGGTGAGCAGCGCGCCGCGCTTGCCGTAGGTGCCGTCGTTGAGGGCGGCGGCATAGGCCTCGGCGGCCTCGGCATACATGCCCAGGTGCATCAAGGCGTTGCCGCGAAGGTGATCTGCCTCGCCCATAATCTCATCGGGAGTCTTTGCCGCCCCAAGCATCTGGGCTGCAGCGGAAAAATCACCCGCGCGGTAAGCGGCGCGGCCCTGTTGGATCAGCTGGCTATTCAAGGAAGTCCCCTTTACTCGTGAACGATCTCGACATGGACGATCTCGTCGCCGGCACGCAGCTGCGAAATCACATCGAGACCCTCGACCGTGGTACCAAAGACGGTGTAACCGGAATCGAGGTTATGCTGGGCGCCCAGGCAGAAGTAGAACTGCGAACCCGCGGAATCGGGGTCCATGGAGCGCGCCATGGCAAGGGCGCCATCGACATGGCTGTTGCGCGGATTGGTGGCGAACTCGCCCTTGATGCAGTAGCCGGGGCCACCGGTACCGGGCATGCCGTCGGGGCCCTCAAGACCGGCGGCGACGTCGGCGCCGGACATGTCGCGGGTATTGGGGTCCCCGCCCTGAATGACAAAACCGGGCACATAGCGATGGAACTTAAGGCCATCATAGAAGCCCATCGTGGAAAGCTCGCAGAAGTTCGCGACATGAATGGGAGCGCCCTCGCCGTCAAACTTGACCTTGATGGTACCCTTCGACGTCTCGATTACGGCGCACTCGTCGCCGACAAGCTGATACTCGGGCGTGTAGAGCTCTTTCTTAAAACCAAACATGTGGTTCCTTCCTCGTGCGTTTAAAGCATATTTGTACGAATTGTAGCAATAAGCACGGGCTTACATCAATTGCGCACGTAGGTTATGCCGACTATGGCGAACTAATTTTAGAAACGCTGCTGCGGCTTCCAGGAACCCACATTGGCGTCGTACTGGTTCAGCGCGCTGTTGCCACCCTGCGCGATGGGCGCCAGGATCTCGCTTTGGTGGGAACTCATCGACTCGCCATCGGGAATGGCCAGCGAGATGTCCCAGCTCTGGCAGATCACGTCGACGCGCTCATACATCCACTCGGCAAGCTGCTTTAAGTGGGCGATGTCGTCCGCATAGACCGTATCGTCCTGTACTTTCAGGTTGTTGAGCTCATCTTGCGTCTTTTTAATCTGGTCGCGCAGGGCGTAGGCACTCTGCGACAGCTCCTGACGGGTGGACAGCGGCGTTCGGAGATAGCCGTTGTTAAAGGAATCGATGACCTCGCCGATCTGGTCCTCGTCAGCGTAGGACACGATGGACTGATACAGACCGTCGAGCCTGGTATAGAGTTGATCATCGGTGAGCACGGTTTCTTCCTGGACCACCTCGGCGGAATCGTCCTGCTTGGTATCGTCCTCAGTGGCCTCGCCCTTTTGGCGCGTGGGGAAGGTCGTCTGCGCGGCCTGGCCAAACTGGTCGTAGAAGCCAGGCATGACACCCATGGGATCGGCCGTCACGAACCAATAGGCACCGCCGCAAACGACGGCAAGGACCGCGATGATAATGAGCGGCTTGGGGATATGACGCTTGTGCTTGTGATAGGCGTCCTCGTCGGGATGCACCTTGCGCTTGGGTTTTTGAGCATCGTCATGCAGGGAAACGGGCGTGGGAATATCGACCTTGGGGATACCGAAATCCTTATCGAAAGCTGGCAGCACGCAGGTCTCATTGGGGTCGGCGGCGTCCGAAAGCACCGCAGCGGCAGAGGCCGGCGCATGCGGCACCTCGGTATCGATCTGCTCTTGCGTTAGGCGCGGAAAGCCCGCCGTGCGGCCCGCTGCCAGATCGGATGCGGCCGCGTCCTCGGAGAGGATACCCGGAGCCGGGCGTCCGCATTTGGGGCACGTACGATCATGCGGAGAAAGACGGGCACCGCAGCCCTCACAGAACACGAACTCGGTGTGCTCGGGACCATCGCCCGGACCCACATAGGCGTTGCAGTAGGGGCAGAACGAGGCGCCGTCCTCGATAGTCTTAAGGCAATGCGGGCAGATCACGGCATCCTCTTTTCGAAGCAATTCAAATAATCGAGGTTAGAGCATAACATCGCCACGGCCCCACAGGAGCAAGGCACCAATTCAACATCGCCAGGGCGCGTAGTTACTTCTTCTTTTTGCTCGGCATCGAGACTTTGATGCCTTGGGCGGACTTGGTTACGCGAGAGCGCTTGGCTCCGCTACCCTTCTTTTTCTTGGGCTGGGCCTGGGCCACGCCCTCGAGTGCGCGGACCTCGGCCTCGCGAACGGTGCGAGCTTCGCGGCGCTGTGCCATGTCGGCGGCGACGCGCTTGGCAAAACGCTCGGCCGTCGAACCCGTCGAGCTCACCTTACCGCCACCGCGACCCAAGCGGACGCGCACACCGCGGCCAAAACCAGTTGCGGCATGACGACGACGCGGCTTAACCGAATCCATCATCGTGGCGAGCTTAAAGAACACCGAGCAGGTAAAGGCCACGATGACAGCCAAGATAACCATCTGGCCCATCGTCAGGTTGGCAATAGACAGCAACTTCGGGAATCCGATAACGCCCGTCAGGATGCCGGCGACTACAAACACAAAGAGCACCACACGTAGGGGCGTAAGAGGCTGCGAGATGCGCCAGATCAGGCTGACGCTCGCCGCGCACGACGTAAGCAGGCACATCGTAGACAGCGTGAGCTGGCTAAAGCCAAACACGCGCGCCACAAAGATATCGAGCGCCGCGGCCAAAATGACCGCAATCGACGCCGGCAGTGCCCGCTTGAGCACGTTCGTCAGGAACGACCCCTTCACGCGAGCATTGTTGGGCTCCAGGCCCAACACAAAGCCCGGCGCGCCGATACAGAAGAAGTTAATGAGCGTCATCTGAATCGGCTCGAAAGGGTACGGCGGCAACGCGATGCACAGCGCCGCCAGGCCCATCGAGAACAGCGTCTTGGTCAGGAACAGCGAGGCCGAACGCTGCAGGTTGTTGATGGAGCGACGGCCCTCGGCAACCACAGCAGGCATCGAGGCAAAGTCGTTGTCGACCAGCACAATTTCGGCCACGTTACGCGCGGCATCGGAGCCGGCCGCCATGGCCACGGAGCAGTCGGCCTCCTTGAGCGCCAGCACGTCGTTGACGCCGTCGCCCGTCATGGCCACGGTGTGCTCGCGGCGCTTGAGCGCCTGCACGAGCTCGCGCTTCTGCTGCGGGGTCACACGACCAAAGACATGGTAGCGGTCCACTGCGGCATCGAGCTTGGCCGGCGTATCGAGCGTCGTGGCGTCCACATAAGCGTCCGCCCCCGGCACGCCCACCACGCGAGCGATTGACGACACCGTACGCGGGTCGTCGCCACTGATCACGTTGAGGGTCACGCCCTGCTCGTTAAAGTAGCCGATGGTCTCGGCCGCCGAGGTACGAATCTCGTCGCGGATGGTCACAAAGCCCACGGGCTCGGCCTCGCCCGCCATATCGCCATCGGGCGTAAAGCCGTCCACGCGCGCCACCACGAGCACGCGGCAGGTATCGGCAAGCTCGGCGACACGGTTCTCGACCTGGGCAAACGCACGATCAGAGAGCACAAACTGCGCCGCACCCATCACATAGGAGCCCTGCGCAAACGACGCGCCGCTCCACTTTTTGGAGGACGAGAACGGAATGACCGACAGCGGCTCAGACACCTCGACCTGTCGATCGGCGTAATAGTTGAGCAGCGCCTGGCAGGTCTCGTTGGCATCGGCCGAAGTCGCACGCGCGACGTTAGCCAGCGCAAAATCGAGCACCGTGGAATCGACGGGAACAGCCGCCTCGTCCGAGCCGGCGCCTAGGCTCACGCCCTCAACCGGCAGCGGATACGTGCCCTCGACCTCCATGCGGCCCGATGTGATGGTGCCCGTCTTGTCCAGGCACAGTACATCGACGCGAGCGAGCGTCTCGATGCAGTAGAGCTGCTGCGCCAGCACCTTGCGGCGGGCCAGGCGCACCGTGGCGATGGCGAGCACCGACGAGGTCAGCAGCACCAGGCCTTGCGGGATCATGCCCAGCAGGGCGCCCACCGTGGACAGCAGCGCCGACGAAGGCACATGACCAGCCAACAGCTCGGAGAAGCACCATGAAAGCGCACTATCGCCCGGGGTTCCCGCGGCATCCCACAGCTCGCTCACACTCGAGGCAAACAACGCCAAACCGAGCGGGATCATGATGATGCTCGCAAAGCGCACGATGGCGTTAAGCGCGTTCATGATCTCGGAATTGACCTTTTTGACGTACTTGGCCTCGTTATTAATTTTGGCCACGTAGTTGTCGGCGCCGACATGGATCACGCGAGCGCGCAGCAGGCCCGAGTCGATAAAGCTGCCGCTCATGAGCTCGGAACCGGGCTGTTTCTTAATAAGGTCGCTCTCGCCCGTCAGCAAGCTCTCGTTCACGAGCGCCTCGCCCGAAACCACCACGGCATCAGCGGGAATCTGGTCGCCGCGCCCCAGGCGGATGATGTCGTCGAGCACGATCTGGTCCAGGTCGAGCTCCACCTCGGCGCCGTCGCGCACCGCGATGGCCTTCTTGGAGGTCAGCAGCGTGAGCTTATCGACCATCTTCTTGGAACGCATGGACTGGATGACGCCGATGGCGGTATTGAGGAACACCACGAACAGGAACGTCAGATTCTTAAACGAACCGGTCAAAATGACCAGGAACGCCAAGATCACGTTGATCAAATTGAACAGCGTGCAGAGGTTCTCGATGATGAGCTCTTTGACCGACTTGGTCTTAAGCTCCATGTTGCGGTTGATTTTACCGGCGGCGATGCGCTCCTCGACCTCGGCGGTCGAGAGTCCGCGCTCGATATCCGTTGCTGCCATACCACGTCCCATCACGTCGCGTCGGTATAAGAAAAACCGCCCGGACCATGCGAGGTTCGGACGGTCTTACGTTCGATGGTGCCCCATGTTGGATTCGAACCAACGGCCTTCTGCTCCGGAGGCAGACGCTCTAATCCCCTGAGCTAATAGGGCCAACGTTTGGCATTATACCCAAGTGCACCACGGGCTATCAAAATAAAAGAAAAAGCTTTGCAATTCCGAGGAAGACGCAACGCAACGGCCCACTTTAGAAGGCAAAAGCGAGTCAGATAGTATAAACTCTCATGCACCATATATACACGGCTCGCGATGCGGGCCGTTTTTGCAAGGGTTATCCATCGAGGTGAGAGGCACACCATGATTGCTATTTTAAAGCAGAGCGCCAGCGACGAGGCCGTCGGCCATAT
The DNA window shown above is from Collinsella aerofaciens and carries:
- a CDS encoding HAD-IC family P-type ATPase, whose translation is MAATDIERGLSTAEVEERIAAGKINRNMELKTKSVKELIIENLCTLFNLINVILAFLVILTGSFKNLTFLFVVFLNTAIGVIQSMRSKKMVDKLTLLTSKKAIAVRDGAEVELDLDQIVLDDIIRLGRGDQIPADAVVVSGEALVNESLLTGESDLIKKQPGSELMSGSFIDSGLLRARVIHVGADNYVAKINNEAKYVKKVNSEIMNALNAIVRFASIIMIPLGLALFASSVSELWDAAGTPGDSALSWCFSELLAGHVPSSALLSTVGALLGMIPQGLVLLTSSVLAIATVRLARRKVLAQQLYCIETLARVDVLCLDKTGTITSGRMEVEGTYPLPVEGVSLGAGSDEAAVPVDSTVLDFALANVARATSADANETCQALLNYYADRQVEVSEPLSVIPFSSSKKWSGASFAQGSYVMGAAQFVLSDRAFAQVENRVAELADTCRVLVVARVDGFTPDGDMAGEAEPVGFVTIRDEIRTSAAETIGYFNEQGVTLNVISGDDPRTVSSIARVVGVPGADAYVDATTLDTPAKLDAAVDRYHVFGRVTPQQKRELVQALKRREHTVAMTGDGVNDVLALKEADCSVAMAAGSDAARNVAEIVLVDNDFASMPAVVAEGRRSINNLQRSASLFLTKTLFSMGLAALCIALPPYPFEPIQMTLINFFCIGAPGFVLGLEPNNARVKGSFLTNVLKRALPASIAVILAAALDIFVARVFGFSQLTLSTMCLLTSCAASVSLIWRISQPLTPLRVVLFVFVVAGILTGVIGFPKLLSIANLTMGQMVILAVIVAFTCSVFFKLATMMDSVKPRRRHAATGFGRGVRVRLGRGGGKVSSTGSTAERFAKRVAADMAQRREARTVREAEVRALEGVAQAQPKKKKGSGAKRSRVTKSAQGIKVSMPSKKKK
- a CDS encoding zinc ribbon domain-containing protein — translated: MICPHCLKTIEDGASFCPYCNAYVGPGDGPEHTEFVFCEGCGARLSPHDRTCPKCGRPAPGILSEDAAASDLAAGRTAGFPRLTQEQIDTEVPHAPASAAAVLSDAADPNETCVLPAFDKDFGIPKVDIPTPVSLHDDAQKPKRKVHPDEDAYHKHKRHIPKPLIIIAVLAVVCGGAYWFVTADPMGVMPGFYDQFGQAAQTTFPTRQKGEATEDDTKQDDSAEVVQEETVLTDDQLYTRLDGLYQSIVSYADEDQIGEVIDSFNNGYLRTPLSTRQELSQSAYALRDQIKKTQDELNNLKVQDDTVYADDIAHLKQLAEWMYERVDVICQSWDISLAIPDGESMSSHQSEILAPIAQGGNSALNQYDANVGSWKPQQRF